From Rhododendron vialii isolate Sample 1 chromosome 10a, ASM3025357v1, the proteins below share one genomic window:
- the LOC131303879 gene encoding protein LOW PHOTOSYNTHETIC EFFICIENCY 1, chloroplastic-like, protein MQALSIWPSQIDFRVVPKLDMEVSQVSSSCILSTSTVRRKRWGFGDSGCQCRKSGLILVSSCLRGRKNGACFGSSQSDMKYRVFDGCSEIDVYFFSEPKKGRFRACVALAWTLEGQAIENQLVKEDSVSLDGISGKNGSCDNVDGNGNEEVDSSENGNEELDSSAKEKGSENRKVGKEKMKERIDVRLLAGSLRLARTVEDVEEVLKEKGELPLQVYSTIIRAFGKEKRLESAIALVQWLKGKKKHTNGSIGPNLFIYNSLLGAMKESEQFEEVEKVVNEMATEGVIPNIVTYNILIGIYIGQGKEVEALNLFEEIQKKGLSPSPASYSTALLAYRRMEDGFGALKFFVELREKHRNGCIGKDCEEWETEFPKLEDFTVRICYQVMRGWLVNSGNLSTNVLKLLTEMDRVGLPTGRSEYERLVWACTREEHYIVAKELYARIREGDSEISLSVCNHVIWLMGKAKKWWAALEIYEELLDKGPKPNHMSYELVVSHFNILLSAARRRGIWKWGVKLLNKMEEKGLKLGSREWNAVLLACSKASETSAAIQIFKRMVEQGQKPTIVSYGALLSALEKGKHYGEAQLVWENMIKLGVQPNVYAYTIMASVYTAQGKMDIVDSIIHKMVLSRIEITVITYNAIISACAQSNMSGTAYEWFQKMKAQRISPNEVTYETLIEALTNDGKPKLAYDLYSRARNEGLNLSSKAYDSVIHSAEIYGATIDVDILGPRPQEKKKFVPIRKNLSEFCNLADVRSKTFVRKELYASQTDQNS, encoded by the coding sequence ATGCAAGCTTTGAGCATCTGGCCTTCTCAAATTGACTTTAGGGTAGTACCCAAGTTGGACATGGAAGTTTCCCAAGTGAGTTCATCTTGTATTTTAAGTACAAGTACAGTAAGAAGAAAAAGGTGGGGTTTTGGTGATTCTGGTTGTCAATGTAGAAAGTCTGGCCTGATATTGGTTTCAAGCTGTTTAAGGGGTAGAAAGAATGGAGCTTGTTTTGGGAGCTCCCAATCGGATATGAAATATAGGGTTTTCGATGGATGCTCGGAAATTGATGTGTATTTCTTCTCTGAGCCGAAGAAAGGCCGTTTCAGGGCGTGTGTGGCATTAGCATGGACACTTGAGGGGCAAGCAATTGAAAATCAACTTGTTAAAGAAGATTCAGTTTCATTGGATGGAATTTCAGGGAAGAATGGTAGTTGTGATAATGtggatggaaatggaaatgaagaAGTTGACAGCAGTGAAAATGGAAATGAAGAACTTGACAGCAgtgcaaaagaaaagggtagTGAAAACAGGAAAGTAGGGAAAGAGAAGATGAAAGAAAGGATTGATGTTCGTTTGCTTGCGGGGAGTTTAAGGTTGGCTAGAACCGTGGAAGATGTGGAAGAGGTACTTAAGGAGAAGGGTGAATTGCCTCTCCAAGTGTACTCAACCATAATCAGAgcttttgggaaagaaaagagactAGAATCTGCCATTGCCCTTGTTCAGTGGctgaagggaaagaaaaagcaCACTAACGGTTCTATTGGCCCTAACCTTTTTATATATAACAGTCTTTTGGGTGCGATGAAGGAGTCTGAACAATTTGAGGAAGTGGAGAAAGTAGTAAATGAAATGGCCACCGAAGGAGTGATTCCTAATATTGTAACTTACAACATTTTGATAGGGATTTATATAGGACAAGGGAAAGAAGTCGAGGCGCTTAATCTTTTTGAAGAGATACAGAAGAAGGGTTTATCACCATCACCAGCGTCCTATTCTACAGCTTTGCTGGCATATCGAAGAATGGAAGATGGGTTTGGAGCTCTAAAGTTCTTTGTTGAATTAAGAGAGAAGCATCGAAATGGGTGCATAGGAAAAGATTGTGAAGAGTGGGAAACTGAGTTTCCTAAGCTTGAGGATTTCACTGTTCGAATTTGCTACCAAGTGATGAGGGGATGGCTTGTGAACAGTGGAAACTTAAGCACTAATGTTTTGAAACTGCTCACAGAGATGGATAGAGTGGGGCTTCCAACCGGTAGATCAGAATATGAGCGCTTAGTGTGGGCGTGTACCCGTGAAGAACATTACATTGTTGCAAAAGAGTTGTATGCTAGGATAAGGGAGGGGGATTCTGAAATAAGCTTATCAGTTTGTAACCATGTGATTTGGTTGATGGGAAAAGCTAAAAAGTGGTGGGCTGCTCTAGAGATTTACGAGGAGTTGTTGGATAAAGGTCCAAAACCAAATCACATGTCATATGAACTGGTAGTTTCTCATTTCAACATTCTGCTTTCTGCAGCTAGGAGAAGAGGGATTTGGAAATGGGGTGTTAAATTGCTAAACAAGATGGAAGAGAAAGGGTTAAAACTGGGAAGTAGAGAATGGAATGCAGTTCTTCTGGCTTGTTCCAAGGCTTCAGAAACTTCTGCCGCGATTCAGATATTCAAAAGAATGGTTGAACAAGGACAAAAACCCACAATCGTTTCTTATGGTGCATTGCTCAGTGCtcttgaaaaaggaaaacactACGGTGAGGCCCAGCTGGTGTGGGAAAATATGATTAAATTAGGAGTTCAGCCGAATGTGTATGCCTATACAATTATGGCGTCAGTCTACACTGCACAGGGAAAAATGGATATTGTGGATTCCATCATCCACAAAATGGTTTTGTCAAGGATTGAAATAACCGTCATCACATACAATGCGATTATAAGTGCATGTGCGCAGAGCAACATGAGTGGGACCGCATATGAGtggtttcaaaaaatgaaagctCAACGCATCTCACCGAACGAAGTCACTTACGAAACGCTGATTGAGGCTCTCACAAATGATGGTAAACCAAAGCTTGCGTATGATTTGTATTCGAGGGCTCGTAATGAAGGCCTAAACCTCTCTTCAAAGGCTTATGATTCAGTAATCCATTCAGCTGAGATTTACGGTGCTACTATTGATGTTGACATTCTAGGCCCAAGGCCgcaagagaaaaagaaatttgtgCCAATTAGAAAGAACTTGTCAGAATTCTGTAATTTAGCTGATGTGAGAAGTAAAACCTTTGTCCGAAAGGAACTTTACGCCAGCCAAACAGATCAAAACTCGTAA